The following proteins are encoded in a genomic region of Sulfoacidibacillus ferrooxidans:
- a CDS encoding AAA family ATPase, producing the protein MSPQATTSYFSNLDALAAHFRSILDRKEYILLFAYNGTGKTRLSGAFKNLGQQPIPDNEEKTTDTLYYNAFTEDLFTWDNDLMGDTERRLFLNRNSKFFNGLRELAMEDRIRRFLRRYADFEFHINYDDWFVHFSRDVRNDNAPERMDYIKVSRGEETIFVWCFFLAIIELVVDKEESYGWVKYIYIDDPISSLDDNNVIAVAGDLVHLLKEKEDLKVVISSHHALFFNVMFNELKKTKGKDYFLSKNKVTGEYTIQDTGDTPFFNHVALIKELKDAVKTGKLYTYHFNMLRNILEKAASFHGYEYFGECIKSEDDDPDDVVYARYLNVLSHSNYSLFEPREMVEDNKDAFKVILDRYMNLYRFNPDLFN; encoded by the coding sequence TTAGAAGTATCTTGGATAGAAAGGAATATATACTTCTCTTCGCTTATAACGGTACAGGAAAAACAAGACTTTCCGGCGCTTTCAAAAACTTAGGACAACAACCTATTCCCGATAACGAAGAAAAAACGACCGACACATTGTACTATAACGCTTTTACGGAAGATCTATTCACTTGGGATAACGATTTAATGGGCGATACCGAAAGGCGATTGTTTTTAAACAGAAATTCAAAGTTCTTTAATGGCTTACGAGAGCTTGCAATGGAAGACCGCATCCGAAGGTTTTTAAGGCGATATGCAGATTTTGAATTTCATATTAATTATGATGATTGGTTTGTACACTTTTCCAGAGATGTGCGAAACGATAATGCACCTGAAAGAATGGATTATATTAAAGTTTCTCGTGGAGAAGAAACCATTTTTGTTTGGTGCTTCTTTCTAGCGATTATTGAACTTGTAGTTGACAAAGAAGAGTCATATGGTTGGGTTAAGTACATCTATATTGATGATCCAATCTCATCTTTAGACGATAACAATGTAATTGCCGTTGCAGGCGATTTGGTTCATTTACTGAAAGAGAAAGAAGATTTAAAAGTTGTTATTTCCTCTCACCATGCGTTGTTTTTTAATGTAATGTTTAATGAGTTGAAAAAAACAAAGGGTAAAGACTACTTTTTATCAAAAAACAAGGTGACTGGCGAGTATACAATTCAAGACACTGGTGATACGCCATTTTTCAATCATGTTGCATTGATTAAAGAATTGAAAGATGCGGTGAAAACCGGGAAGCTATACACATATCATTTTAATATGTTACGTAATATTCTTGAAAAAGCGGCATCGTTTCATGGATATGAATATTTTGGCGAATGTATTAAGAGTGAGGATGACGACCCAGATGATGTTGTGTATGCAAGGTATTTGAATGTATTAAGCCATAGTAATTATTCTTTATTTGAACCAAGAGAAATGGTTGAGGATAATAAAGATGCCTTTAAAGTTATTTTAGATCGTTATATGAATTTATATAGGTTTAATCCTGATTTATTCAACTAA